One genomic region from Streptomyces sp. Li-HN-5-11 encodes:
- a CDS encoding aldo/keto reductase: protein MDTRHLGTTGPLVSAVGLGCMGMSALYGEADRAESVATIHAALEAGVTLLDTGDFYGMGHNEMLIGEALRAAPADRREQALVSVKFGALRGPDGVWDGYDGRPAAVKNFAAYSLQRLGVDHIDVYRIARVDPDVPIEETVGAIAELVEKGYVRHIGLSEAGADTVRRAAATAPIADLQIEYSLISRGIEENILPTTRELGIGITAYGVLSRGLISGHFTRDRQLAPTDFRAHAPRFQGENLRRNLDLVEALRKIAEQKGITVAQTAIAWVLSRGEDIVPLIGARTRQRLTEALGALDVTLDEADLAAIEEAVPADAAAGERYPEAAMAHLDSER from the coding sequence ATGGACACCCGCCACCTGGGAACCACCGGCCCGCTGGTCTCCGCCGTCGGCCTCGGCTGCATGGGCATGTCCGCGCTGTACGGCGAGGCGGACCGGGCCGAGTCCGTCGCGACCATCCACGCGGCGCTGGAAGCGGGCGTGACGCTGCTCGACACCGGCGACTTCTACGGCATGGGCCACAACGAGATGCTGATCGGCGAGGCCCTGCGCGCCGCCCCCGCGGACCGGCGTGAACAGGCCCTGGTCAGTGTGAAGTTCGGGGCGCTGCGAGGCCCGGACGGCGTCTGGGACGGCTACGACGGCCGCCCGGCCGCCGTGAAGAACTTCGCCGCCTACTCGCTCCAGCGCCTCGGCGTCGACCACATCGACGTCTACCGGATCGCCCGCGTCGACCCCGACGTCCCGATCGAGGAGACCGTCGGCGCCATCGCCGAGCTCGTCGAGAAGGGCTACGTACGGCACATCGGCCTGAGCGAGGCCGGCGCCGACACCGTGCGCCGGGCCGCCGCGACCGCGCCCATCGCCGACCTCCAGATCGAGTACTCGCTCATCTCGCGCGGCATCGAGGAGAACATCCTGCCGACCACCCGCGAACTGGGCATCGGCATCACGGCCTACGGAGTCCTCTCCCGCGGTCTGATCTCCGGCCACTTCACCCGCGACCGGCAGCTCGCCCCGACCGACTTCAGGGCGCACGCGCCCCGCTTCCAGGGCGAGAACCTCCGGCGCAACCTGGACCTCGTCGAGGCGCTGCGGAAGATCGCCGAGCAGAAGGGCATCACGGTCGCCCAGACCGCCATCGCCTGGGTGCTCAGCCGCGGTGAGGACATCGTGCCGCTGATCGGCGCCCGCACCCGGCAGCGGCTCACGGAGGCGCTGGGCGCCCTGGACGTGACACTGGACGAGGCCGACCTCGCGGCCATCGAGGAAGCCGTCCCGGCGGACGCGGCCGCGGGCGAGCGCTACCCCGAGGCGGCGATGGCACACCTCGACAGCGAACGCTGA
- a CDS encoding TetR family transcriptional regulator yields MSPTTETLTAERILEATEEVLRRHGPAKATVVDVARALGVSHGSVYRHFRTKAALREAVTKRWLDRTSDALSSIAAEDGRDPAARLRDWLRGLFEAKRRKAGDDPELFATYSVLVGENGVAVGEHLADLTAQLTRIVEAGAEAGVFAVADPAATARALFHATSRFHDPCHAREWKRPEIEEEFEAVTGLLLRGLRA; encoded by the coding sequence ATGTCACCGACCACCGAGACCCTGACCGCCGAGCGCATCCTGGAGGCGACCGAGGAGGTGCTGCGCCGGCACGGACCGGCGAAGGCCACCGTGGTGGACGTGGCCCGCGCGCTCGGCGTCAGCCACGGCAGCGTCTACCGGCACTTCCGCACGAAGGCCGCGCTGCGGGAGGCCGTGACCAAGCGGTGGCTGGACCGGACCTCCGACGCCCTGTCCTCCATCGCCGCCGAGGACGGCCGGGACCCCGCGGCGCGGCTGCGCGACTGGCTCAGGGGGCTTTTCGAGGCCAAGCGCCGCAAGGCCGGCGACGACCCGGAACTGTTCGCCACGTACTCCGTCCTCGTCGGCGAGAACGGCGTGGCGGTCGGCGAGCACCTCGCCGACCTGACCGCCCAGCTGACCCGGATCGTCGAGGCGGGCGCCGAGGCCGGCGTCTTCGCCGTCGCCGACCCCGCCGCCACGGCCCGCGCCCTCTTCCACGCCACCAGCCGCTTCCACGACCCCTGCCATGCACGGGAGTGGAAGCGGCCGGAGATCGAGGAGGAGTTCGAAGCGGTCACCGGACTCCTCCTGCGAGGGCTGCGGGCCTGA
- a CDS encoding helix-turn-helix transcriptional regulator: MAQEKPGREARAPQPTQAAASAIRRHELAAFLRHRREHIAPERVGLPRGRRRRTPGLRREEVAQLAAVGVTWYTWLEQARDIQVSVQVLDALARTLLLDPGERAHLFQLAGAADPAPPATCPSVTPAMRAVLEQVEPFPACVQNSRYDILAYNRTYGLLFCDLDKVAREDRNCMILAYTHEEWRSAIVHLEDSTRHMAARFRAAMAGHLAEPAWKTLLKRLRTESPDFCEAWDRHEVVAPASKRKEFRNRHVGRVTVDHTDLWLSPEAGHRMVTYVPVDQESRERLEKLHAIALEQRA; encoded by the coding sequence ATGGCCCAGGAGAAGCCGGGACGGGAAGCCCGGGCCCCGCAGCCCACACAGGCGGCCGCCTCGGCGATCCGGCGGCACGAACTCGCCGCCTTCCTGCGGCACCGCCGCGAGCACATCGCCCCCGAGCGGGTCGGCCTGCCCCGCGGCCGCCGGCGCCGTACGCCGGGACTGCGCAGGGAGGAGGTCGCGCAGCTCGCCGCGGTCGGCGTGACCTGGTACACCTGGCTCGAACAGGCCCGGGACATCCAGGTCTCCGTGCAGGTCCTCGACGCCCTCGCCCGCACCCTGCTGCTCGACCCCGGTGAGCGCGCCCACCTCTTCCAGCTGGCCGGCGCCGCGGACCCGGCCCCGCCGGCCACCTGCCCGTCGGTCACCCCGGCGATGCGGGCGGTCCTGGAGCAGGTCGAGCCGTTCCCGGCCTGCGTGCAGAACAGCCGGTACGACATCCTGGCCTACAACCGCACGTACGGCCTGCTCTTCTGCGACCTGGACAAGGTGGCGCGCGAGGACCGCAACTGCATGATCCTCGCCTACACGCACGAGGAGTGGCGCTCCGCGATCGTGCACCTGGAGGACTCCACCCGGCACATGGCCGCCCGGTTCCGCGCCGCGATGGCCGGCCATCTCGCCGAGCCCGCCTGGAAGACGCTGCTGAAGCGGCTGCGCACGGAGTCCCCGGACTTCTGCGAGGCCTGGGACCGGCACGAGGTGGTCGCCCCGGCGAGCAAGCGCAAGGAGTTCCGCAACCGCCACGTCGGCCGGGTCACCGTCGACCACACGGATCTGTGGCTCAGTCCGGAGGCGGGCCACCGCATGGTGACGTACGTCCCGGTGGACCAGGAGTCGCGGGAGAGGCTGGAGAAGCTGCACGCGATCGCCCTGGAGCAACGGGCTTAG
- a CDS encoding sulfatase-like hydrolase/transferase has protein sequence MLRALRPRTARRAWRGWQAAHPVPAQVVSLAVTGLALALVVIALLMPNKRDQFHLAMFTRIPVEALIGAAVLIVLPRRPRVVVAVLGGAALGVLTVLNVADVEFNQYLGRSFNVILDWSLLGDAKSYLSDTLGGTVALLAAVGAVLLVLGLLAVMALAVVRVGTFLGRNKARSTRGLLLVSALWMTCSTLNLEVAGVPVASEHTVTMLKYHEQALRSTIKDEQEFAKTAKADAFGNTPGSQLVPDLRGKDMIFTFIESYGRSAIEDPIEAPGVDKTLDVSTQALAKAGFHAKSGWLTSATYGGGSWLGHSTTMSGLWIDNQNRYRTVTTGDHLTLTKAFQKTGAWDTVGIMPGVQKGWPESKWYGLDKFYNAFQMGYEGPKFSWSTMPDQYALEAFQRLEHSKKRDKPLMGFVILTSSHQPWAPIPKMVPWDQLGDGSVFKGIEAAGTKPQDIITNPTRSREEYGKSVQYSVTALTQWLERYGNDNTVLVFLGDHQPIARVSGNHASRDVPISIVAKDPKVLDKIASWGWTDGLRPAHNAPVWKMSAFRDRFLTAYGSTPHPSKD, from the coding sequence ATCCTCCGCGCGCTCCGTCCCCGTACCGCCCGTCGGGCCTGGCGTGGCTGGCAGGCCGCGCACCCGGTGCCCGCGCAGGTGGTCTCCCTCGCGGTCACCGGACTGGCTCTCGCCCTCGTCGTCATCGCGCTGCTCATGCCGAACAAGAGGGATCAGTTCCACCTCGCGATGTTCACCCGCATTCCGGTCGAGGCCCTGATCGGGGCGGCGGTGCTGATCGTGCTGCCGCGCAGGCCGCGCGTGGTCGTGGCCGTGCTCGGCGGGGCGGCGCTCGGTGTGCTGACCGTGCTGAACGTGGCGGACGTCGAGTTCAACCAGTACCTGGGCCGCAGCTTCAACGTGATCCTGGACTGGTCGCTGCTCGGCGACGCCAAGTCGTACCTTTCGGACACCCTGGGCGGCACGGTCGCGCTGCTCGCCGCCGTCGGCGCCGTGCTCCTCGTGCTGGGGCTGCTCGCCGTGATGGCCCTGGCGGTCGTCCGCGTCGGCACCTTCCTCGGCCGCAACAAGGCCCGCTCCACCCGCGGCCTGTTGCTGGTCAGCGCGCTGTGGATGACCTGCTCGACCCTGAACCTGGAAGTGGCCGGCGTTCCGGTGGCCTCCGAGCACACGGTCACGATGCTGAAGTACCACGAGCAGGCGCTGCGCTCGACCATCAAGGACGAGCAGGAGTTCGCGAAGACGGCGAAGGCGGACGCGTTCGGGAACACGCCGGGCAGCCAGCTCGTGCCCGACCTGCGCGGCAAGGACATGATCTTCACGTTCATCGAGAGCTACGGCCGCAGCGCGATCGAGGACCCGATCGAGGCGCCCGGGGTCGACAAGACCCTCGACGTCAGTACCCAGGCCCTGGCCAAGGCGGGCTTCCACGCCAAGAGCGGCTGGCTGACGTCGGCGACGTACGGCGGCGGCAGCTGGCTCGGCCACTCCACCACCATGTCGGGCCTGTGGATCGACAACCAGAACCGCTACCGCACCGTCACCACGGGCGACCACCTCACCCTCACCAAGGCCTTCCAGAAGACCGGTGCCTGGGACACCGTCGGCATCATGCCGGGCGTGCAGAAGGGCTGGCCGGAGTCGAAGTGGTACGGCCTGGACAAGTTCTACAACGCCTTCCAGATGGGCTACGAGGGACCGAAGTTCAGCTGGTCGACCATGCCCGACCAGTACGCCCTGGAGGCCTTCCAGCGTCTTGAGCACAGCAAGAAGCGCGACAAGCCGCTGATGGGCTTCGTCATCCTGACCTCCAGCCACCAGCCGTGGGCGCCCATCCCGAAGATGGTGCCGTGGGACCAGCTCGGCGACGGCTCGGTCTTCAAGGGCATCGAGGCGGCGGGCACCAAGCCGCAGGACATCATCACCAACCCCACCCGCTCCCGCGAGGAGTACGGCAAGTCCGTCCAGTACTCGGTGACCGCCCTGACCCAGTGGCTGGAGCGCTACGGCAACGACAACACCGTGCTCGTCTTCCTCGGCGACCACCAGCCGATCGCCCGGGTCAGCGGCAACCACGCCAGCCGGGACGTGCCCATCTCGATCGTCGCCAAGGACCCGAAGGTCCTGGACAAGATCGCGAGCTGGGGCTGGACGGACGGTCTGCGCCCCGCGCACAACGCTCCGGTGTGGAAGATGAGCGCGTTCCGCGACCGCTTCCTGACGGCCTACGGCTCCACGCCCCACCCGTCGAAGGACTGA
- a CDS encoding MFS transporter, whose product MTTETISSRTVRPSVASPSLGGLGLFTVLLAAALPLIDFFIVNVALPTIGRDLHASEAVLELVVAGYGVAYAVLLVLGGRLGDLFGRRRLFLGGMAAFGLTSLACGLAPDAWSLVAARVAQGAASAAMLPQVLATIQAATSGQRRARAMGLYGATAGLSMVAGQILGGVLVAADVWGTGWRSVFLVNVPVVIAGLVLAARAVPETRSQHPEPVDGPGTVLLAAALLALLAPLTEGRAAGWPLWTWLSLVAFPVVAGAFYAVERRADRQGRTPLVPPSLFRLVSLRRGLVMIVPFSVGFSGFMFVIAVALQRGAGLGPVPAGLALAPMAVVFFFVSLAGPRLVARYGTRVVTAGAVVQLVGVGLMALAVRQSWPHLGLVELLPGAAVAGAGQALQLPVIFRIILSEVPAARAGVGSGVMVTIQQSSLALGVATLGTLFLSLVPGLGMRDALVTTLLVQLAGVVLTGLLSLRLPRTIG is encoded by the coding sequence GTGACGACAGAAACCATCTCCTCACGTACCGTCCGGCCCTCCGTGGCGTCACCCTCGCTGGGCGGGCTCGGACTGTTCACGGTGCTGCTGGCCGCGGCACTGCCCCTGATCGACTTCTTCATCGTGAACGTCGCCCTGCCCACCATCGGCAGGGACCTGCACGCGAGCGAGGCCGTCCTCGAACTCGTCGTCGCCGGTTACGGCGTCGCCTACGCCGTGCTGCTCGTCCTCGGCGGCCGGCTCGGCGACCTGTTCGGCCGGCGCCGTCTCTTCCTCGGCGGCATGGCGGCCTTCGGCCTCACCTCGCTGGCCTGCGGACTCGCGCCCGACGCCTGGTCGCTGGTCGCGGCGCGGGTGGCGCAGGGCGCGGCGTCCGCGGCGATGCTCCCTCAGGTGCTCGCCACCATCCAGGCCGCCACCTCGGGTCAGCGCCGCGCCAGGGCGATGGGTCTGTACGGCGCGACCGCCGGCCTGTCCATGGTCGCCGGGCAGATCCTCGGCGGCGTCCTGGTCGCCGCGGACGTCTGGGGCACCGGCTGGCGCTCGGTGTTCCTGGTCAACGTGCCCGTCGTGATCGCCGGCCTGGTACTGGCGGCCCGGGCCGTCCCCGAGACCCGCTCGCAGCACCCGGAGCCGGTCGACGGCCCCGGCACGGTGCTGCTGGCCGCGGCGCTGCTGGCGCTGCTCGCGCCGCTCACCGAGGGACGCGCGGCGGGCTGGCCGCTGTGGACGTGGCTGTCGCTGGTCGCGTTCCCGGTCGTGGCGGGCGCCTTCTACGCCGTGGAGCGCCGCGCGGACCGGCAGGGCCGTACGCCGCTGGTGCCGCCGAGCCTGTTCCGGCTGGTGTCCCTGCGGCGCGGCCTGGTGATGATCGTGCCGTTCTCGGTCGGGTTCAGCGGGTTCATGTTCGTCATCGCGGTGGCGCTGCAGCGCGGGGCGGGTCTCGGCCCGGTACCGGCGGGTCTGGCGCTGGCGCCCATGGCCGTCGTCTTCTTCTTCGTCTCACTGGCCGGGCCCCGGCTGGTCGCCCGGTACGGCACGCGCGTGGTGACGGCGGGGGCGGTCGTGCAGCTGGTGGGCGTGGGTTTGATGGCGCTGGCCGTCCGCCAGTCCTGGCCGCACCTGGGCCTCGTGGAGCTGCTGCCGGGCGCGGCGGTCGCCGGGGCCGGGCAGGCCCTCCAGCTGCCCGTGATCTTCCGGATCATCCTCTCCGAGGTGCCCGCCGCCCGGGCCGGGGTGGGCAGCGGGGTCATGGTCACCATCCAGCAGTCGTCGCTGGCGCTGGGCGTGGCCACCCTCGGTACGCTCTTCCTCTCCCTGGTTCCCGGCCTGGGCATGCGCGACGCCCTCGTGACCACGCTCCTCGTGCAGCTGGCGGGGGTGGTCCTGACCGGGCTGCTGAGTCTGCGGCTGCCGCGGACGATCGGCTGA
- a CDS encoding glycogen debranching N-terminal domain-containing protein → MTERHHLLVHGTTFAAVGDGGDISGVRGGSCPDGLFVRDARHLSRWQLTVDGAVPETLAPVADGDTARCVLVPRGGRTEPPAYTLFREQAVSDSAFVECVRVTSNRPVPTTVRLAVTADADFTDQFELRSDHRTYAKTGVVRSRQVMDDGVEFRYRRGEWRSCTTVTAEPAPDGVEETGTGARRLVWTLDLAPHGAAELTLRVMARPHGDRRAVRVPRSPSAVSDRLHALEGRFLEGVAFPTGRPELAAACARGLTDLATLQITAAGPDGEELRVPAAGAPWFLTLLGRDALLTSLFTLPYRPGPAVDTLLALAATQAGETGAGSVAQPGKIVHEVRHGELAHFGQVPFGRYYGSVDATPLFLVLLGAYVEQTGDTEPARRLEPNARAAVGWMLDHGGLTTRGYLVYRADEGGLANQNWKDSPGAICSADGTRPSGPVMAAGAQGYAYDALRRTAWVARTVWHDATYAALLEQAAADLRDRFQRDFWMPERSFPALALDGDGRQVDALASDAGHLLWSGLLDKEYGEVVGRRLLEPDFFSGWGVRTLAAGQPAYHPLSYHRGSVWPHDNALIALGLARYGLHDEARTVAHALVDAATATGHRLPEVLAGYGRDTHAEPVPYPHACVRESRSAAAPLALLTAVGGV, encoded by the coding sequence ATGACGGAACGGCATCATCTGCTCGTGCACGGCACGACCTTCGCCGCCGTGGGCGACGGCGGCGACATCAGCGGCGTACGAGGCGGCAGCTGCCCGGACGGGCTGTTCGTACGCGACGCCCGGCATCTCAGCCGCTGGCAGCTCACCGTCGACGGGGCCGTGCCGGAGACCCTGGCACCTGTCGCGGACGGGGACACCGCGCGCTGCGTCCTCGTGCCGCGCGGCGGGCGCACCGAGCCGCCCGCGTACACCCTCTTCCGCGAACAGGCCGTCTCCGACAGCGCGTTCGTCGAGTGCGTGCGGGTGACCAGCAACCGCCCGGTGCCGACGACGGTCCGGCTCGCGGTCACCGCCGACGCCGACTTCACCGACCAGTTCGAGCTGCGCTCCGACCACCGCACCTACGCCAAGACCGGCGTCGTACGCTCCCGTCAGGTCATGGACGACGGCGTGGAGTTCCGCTACCGGCGCGGCGAGTGGCGGTCCTGTACGACGGTGACGGCCGAGCCCGCGCCGGACGGCGTCGAGGAGACCGGCACCGGGGCCCGCCGCCTCGTGTGGACCCTGGACCTCGCGCCCCACGGCGCGGCGGAGCTCACGCTGCGCGTGATGGCCCGGCCGCACGGGGACCGGCGGGCGGTACGCGTACCGCGCTCGCCGTCCGCGGTGAGCGACCGGCTGCACGCGCTGGAGGGCCGGTTCCTGGAGGGCGTGGCCTTCCCGACCGGCCGGCCGGAGCTGGCGGCCGCCTGCGCCCGGGGCCTGACCGACCTGGCCACGCTCCAGATCACGGCGGCCGGCCCGGACGGCGAGGAGCTGCGCGTCCCGGCGGCGGGAGCGCCGTGGTTCCTGACGCTGCTGGGCAGGGACGCGCTGCTGACGTCGCTGTTCACGCTCCCCTACCGTCCCGGGCCGGCCGTCGACACCCTGCTCGCCCTGGCCGCGACGCAGGCCGGGGAGACCGGCGCGGGTTCGGTGGCCCAGCCCGGCAAGATCGTGCACGAGGTGCGTCACGGCGAGCTGGCCCACTTCGGGCAGGTGCCGTTCGGGCGGTACTACGGCTCGGTGGACGCGACCCCGCTGTTCCTCGTCCTGCTCGGCGCGTACGTCGAGCAGACCGGCGACACGGAGCCCGCCCGCCGCCTGGAGCCGAACGCCCGGGCCGCGGTCGGCTGGATGCTGGACCACGGCGGGCTGACCACGCGCGGCTACCTCGTCTACCGCGCCGACGAGGGCGGTCTGGCCAACCAGAACTGGAAGGACTCCCCCGGCGCCATCTGCTCGGCCGACGGCACCCGGCCGTCCGGCCCCGTGATGGCGGCCGGGGCCCAGGGGTACGCCTACGACGCGCTGCGCCGCACGGCGTGGGTCGCGCGCACGGTGTGGCACGACGCGACCTACGCGGCCCTGCTGGAACAGGCCGCCGCCGACCTGCGCGACCGCTTCCAGCGGGACTTCTGGATGCCGGAGCGGTCCTTCCCCGCGCTCGCGCTGGACGGCGACGGTCGCCAGGTCGACGCGCTCGCGTCGGACGCCGGGCACCTGCTGTGGTCGGGACTGCTGGACAAGGAGTACGGGGAGGTGGTGGGCCGCCGCCTGCTGGAGCCGGACTTCTTCTCGGGCTGGGGTGTGCGCACACTGGCCGCGGGACAGCCGGCGTACCACCCGCTGTCGTACCACCGCGGCTCGGTGTGGCCGCACGACAACGCGCTGATCGCGCTGGGTCTCGCCCGCTACGGACTGCACGACGAGGCCCGTACGGTCGCCCACGCCCTGGTCGACGCGGCGACCGCCACCGGACACCGGCTCCCGGAGGTCCTCGCGGGCTACGGCCGCGACACCCACGCCGAGCCGGTGCCCTACCCGCACGCGTGCGTCCGCGAGTCCCGCTCGGCGGCGGCGCCGTTGGCGCTGCTGACGGCGGTGGGAGGCGTCTGA
- the dusB gene encoding tRNA dihydrouridine synthase DusB, with translation MSTPTSPLRIGPHTVQPPVVLAPMAGITNAPFRTLCREFSGGKGLFVSEMITTRALVERNEKTMQLIHFDATEKPRSIQLYGVDPATVGKAVRMIAEEDLADHIDLNFGCPVPKVTRKGGGSALPYKRNLLRAILREAVSGAGDLPVTMKMRKGIDDDHLTYLDAGRIAVEEGVTSIALHGRTAAQHYGGTADWDAIARLKEHVPEIPVLGNGDIWSAGDALRMVRETGCDGVVVGRGCLGRPWLFADLVAAFEGRTPRAGGPDGHHSARPTLREVADVMVRHATLLGEWIERGGAARRATVEGGGGRRAGESRGVIDFRKHVAWYLKGFAVGSEMRKRLAITSSLQELRAGLDELDLDQPWPAGADGPRGRTSGNNRVVLPDGWLRDPYDCAGVGEDAELDTSGG, from the coding sequence ATGTCCACGCCCACGTCGCCCCTCCGGATCGGCCCGCACACCGTCCAGCCGCCCGTCGTGCTCGCCCCCATGGCGGGTATCACCAACGCGCCCTTCCGAACCCTGTGCAGGGAGTTCTCCGGCGGCAAGGGCCTGTTCGTGAGCGAGATGATCACGACCCGGGCGCTGGTCGAGCGCAACGAGAAGACCATGCAGCTGATCCACTTCGACGCGACCGAGAAGCCGCGCTCGATCCAGCTGTACGGTGTCGACCCGGCGACCGTCGGCAAGGCCGTCCGCATGATCGCGGAGGAGGACCTCGCCGACCACATCGACCTCAACTTCGGCTGCCCGGTGCCGAAGGTGACCAGGAAGGGCGGCGGATCCGCCCTCCCCTACAAGCGCAACCTGCTGCGCGCGATCCTCCGCGAGGCGGTCAGCGGCGCCGGTGACCTGCCGGTCACGATGAAGATGCGCAAGGGCATCGACGACGACCACCTCACCTACCTCGACGCCGGCCGCATCGCGGTCGAGGAGGGCGTGACGTCCATCGCGCTGCACGGCCGCACGGCCGCCCAGCACTACGGCGGCACGGCCGACTGGGACGCGATCGCCCGACTGAAGGAGCACGTGCCCGAGATCCCGGTGCTCGGCAACGGCGACATCTGGTCGGCCGGGGACGCGCTGAGGATGGTGCGCGAGACCGGCTGCGACGGCGTGGTCGTGGGCCGCGGCTGCCTGGGCCGGCCGTGGCTGTTCGCGGACCTGGTGGCGGCCTTCGAGGGCCGTACGCCCCGCGCCGGAGGCCCTGACGGACACCACTCTGCGCGGCCCACGCTGCGGGAGGTCGCCGACGTCATGGTCCGGCACGCCACCCTGCTCGGCGAGTGGATCGAAAGAGGAGGGGCGGCCCGGAGGGCCACCGTTGAGGGTGGTGGTGGGAGACGGGCGGGCGAGTCGCGGGGAGTCATCGACTTCCGCAAGCACGTCGCCTGGTACCTGAAGGGCTTCGCGGTCGGCTCCGAGATGCGCAAACGGCTCGCGATCACCTCCTCGCTCCAGGAGCTGCGGGCCGGCCTGGACGAGCTGGACCTGGACCAGCCCTGGCCCGCCGGCGCGGACGGGCCCCGCGGCCGTACGTCCGGCAACAACCGGGTGGTGCTGCCGGACGGCTGGCTCAGGGACCCGTACGACTGCGCGGGCGTGGGCGAGGACGCGGAGCTGGACACGTCCGGGGGCTGA
- a CDS encoding MFS transporter — translation MPELSPRRRLLVLAICCMSLLIVSLDVTALNVALPSMQRDLHADTSGLQWTIDAYTLVLASLLMLAGSTADRIGRKKVFMTGLVVFATGSLLCSLAPSLDALVVFRMIQAVGGSMLNPVAMSIITNTFTDPRERARAIGVWGAVVGISMAAGPLVGGLLVESVGWRSIFWVNLPVGLAAVLLTLRFVPESRAPKARRPDPVGQVLVIALFGSLTYAIIEAPDSGPATILPFAAVALAALLALLAYEPRRPEPLIDLRFFRSVPFSGATVIAISAFAALGGFLFLSTLYLQNVRGLDALHAGLWMLPMAVPTFLCAPLSGRLVGARGPRLPLLVAGSAMTASAVLFAAFEAETSNLTLFLGYALFGIGFGFVNAPITNTAVSGMPRAQAGVAAAVASTSRQLGQTLGVAVVGALLASGVGSSSYGNAFVAAARPGWWVLVVCGAAVLVLGALTSGGWARRTAERTADRLQENEVRQAAGIGA, via the coding sequence ATGCCCGAGCTGAGCCCTCGCCGACGTCTGCTCGTGCTCGCGATCTGCTGCATGAGCCTGCTGATCGTGAGCCTCGACGTCACCGCCCTGAATGTGGCCCTCCCGTCGATGCAGCGCGACCTGCACGCGGACACCTCCGGCCTGCAGTGGACCATCGACGCCTACACCCTCGTGCTGGCCTCGCTGCTGATGCTTGCGGGCTCCACGGCCGACCGGATCGGCCGCAAGAAGGTCTTCATGACCGGCCTGGTCGTGTTCGCGACCGGCTCGCTGCTGTGCTCCCTCGCGCCCAGCCTCGACGCGCTGGTCGTCTTCCGGATGATCCAGGCGGTCGGCGGCTCGATGCTCAACCCGGTCGCGATGTCGATCATCACCAACACCTTCACCGATCCGCGGGAGCGCGCCCGCGCGATCGGCGTGTGGGGTGCCGTGGTCGGCATATCCATGGCCGCCGGCCCGCTGGTGGGCGGGCTGCTGGTGGAGTCGGTGGGCTGGCGCTCGATCTTCTGGGTCAACCTGCCCGTCGGCCTCGCCGCGGTCCTGCTGACCCTGCGCTTCGTCCCCGAGTCCCGCGCGCCGAAGGCCCGCCGTCCCGACCCGGTCGGGCAGGTGCTGGTCATCGCCCTGTTCGGCTCCCTGACCTACGCGATCATCGAGGCCCCGGACTCGGGCCCCGCCACGATCCTGCCCTTCGCCGCGGTCGCGCTGGCGGCCCTGCTCGCCCTGCTCGCCTACGAGCCGCGCCGCCCCGAACCCCTCATCGACCTGCGCTTCTTCCGGTCCGTGCCGTTCAGCGGGGCCACGGTGATCGCGATCAGCGCGTTCGCCGCGCTCGGTGGCTTCCTGTTCCTGTCCACGCTGTACCTGCAGAACGTGCGCGGTCTCGACGCCCTGCACGCGGGCCTGTGGATGCTGCCCATGGCGGTGCCGACGTTCCTGTGCGCGCCCCTGTCCGGGCGGCTGGTCGGCGCCCGGGGACCGCGGCTGCCCCTGCTGGTCGCGGGCTCCGCCATGACCGCGAGCGCGGTGCTGTTCGCCGCCTTCGAGGCGGAGACGTCCAACCTGACGCTGTTCCTCGGGTACGCCCTGTTCGGCATCGGCTTCGGCTTCGTGAACGCGCCGATCACCAACACCGCGGTCTCCGGCATGCCACGCGCCCAGGCCGGGGTCGCCGCGGCGGTCGCCTCCACCAGCCGGCAGCTCGGGCAGACGCTCGGGGTCGCGGTGGTCGGCGCCCTGCTGGCTTCCGGCGTCGGCTCGTCGTCGTACGGGAACGCCTTCGTGGCGGCCGCGCGGCCGGGGTGGTGGGTGCTCGTGGTGTGCGGGGCCGCCGTCCTCGTCCTGGGCGCGCTCACCTCCGGCGGGTGGGCCAGGAGGACGGCCGAGCGTACGGCGGACCGCCTCCAGGAGAACGAGGTACGGCAGGCGGCGGGCATCGGCGCCTGA